Proteins encoded in a region of the Streptomyces sp. NBC_00513 genome:
- the cbiE gene encoding precorrin-6y C5,15-methyltransferase (decarboxylating) subunit CbiE, with translation MADRVTVIGWDGSPLTAAARSALSAATLVAGAAHHLALPEVPPGAERIRLGSLGLAARRIAGHRGTAVVLADGDPGFFGVVRTLRDPEHGLEVEVVPAVSAVAAAFARAGMPWDDAQVVVAHPRTLRRAVNVCRAHGKVAVLTSPGAGPAELALLLGGVHRTFVICEELGTERERVTVLTSDRVADHTWRDPNVVIVIGGAAQAGGVAAEPGWLLGHAAGGDRGWARPQADTGEGESALLRAAQLARLGPRPGDLVWDIGTGSGTLALDAAAFGAAVIAVDADPHACARLVTAARGRGTQLQIVNGRAPHVLEDLPEPDVVRVGGGGAEVVAAVADRRPERIVSHASTRDEAEAIGRTLTEHGYAVECALLQSVGLDTRSWSERQRSVVFLLAAERPANRPDRT, from the coding sequence ATGGCCGACCGGGTCACGGTGATCGGCTGGGACGGTTCGCCCTTGACCGCGGCCGCCCGGTCCGCGCTCTCCGCCGCCACCCTCGTGGCCGGCGCGGCCCACCACCTCGCGCTCCCCGAGGTCCCCCCGGGCGCGGAACGCATCCGCCTCGGCAGCCTCGGCCTCGCCGCCCGCCGGATCGCCGGCCACCGCGGCACCGCCGTGGTCCTGGCCGACGGCGACCCCGGCTTCTTCGGAGTCGTACGCACCCTGCGCGACCCCGAACACGGCCTCGAAGTCGAGGTGGTCCCCGCCGTCTCGGCCGTGGCCGCCGCCTTCGCCCGCGCCGGAATGCCCTGGGACGACGCCCAGGTCGTCGTGGCCCACCCCCGCACCCTGCGCCGCGCCGTCAACGTCTGCCGCGCCCACGGCAAGGTCGCCGTCCTCACCTCACCCGGAGCGGGCCCCGCCGAACTGGCCCTGCTGCTCGGCGGAGTCCACCGGACCTTCGTCATCTGCGAGGAACTCGGCACCGAACGGGAACGCGTCACCGTCCTCACCTCCGACCGGGTCGCCGACCACACCTGGCGCGACCCCAACGTCGTCATCGTCATCGGCGGCGCAGCCCAGGCCGGCGGCGTCGCGGCCGAACCCGGCTGGCTGCTCGGCCATGCCGCCGGAGGCGACCGGGGGTGGGCCCGACCACAGGCCGACACCGGCGAGGGCGAGTCCGCCCTGCTGCGGGCCGCCCAGCTCGCCCGACTCGGCCCGCGCCCCGGCGACCTCGTCTGGGACATCGGCACCGGCTCCGGCACCCTCGCCCTGGACGCCGCCGCGTTCGGAGCCGCCGTCATCGCCGTCGACGCGGACCCGCACGCCTGCGCCCGCCTCGTCACCGCCGCCCGCGGCCGGGGCACACAGCTCCAGATCGTGAACGGCCGTGCGCCCCACGTCCTCGAAGACCTGCCCGAACCCGACGTCGTGCGGGTCGGCGGAGGCGGAGCCGAGGTCGTCGCCGCCGTCGCGGACCGGCGCCCCGAGCGGATCGTCAGCCACGCCTCGACCCGCGACGAGGCCGAGGCCATCGGCCGCACCCTCACCGAACACGGGTACGCCGTCGAGTGCGCGCTGCTCCAGTCCGTCGGCCTCGACACCCGCTCCTGGAGCGAACGGCAGCGCTCCGTCGTCTTCCTGCTGGCCGCCGAACGCCCGGCGAACCGCCCGGACAGGACCTGA
- a CDS encoding MetQ/NlpA family ABC transporter substrate-binding protein: MRKNIKLTAFAAASAALALGLTACGTSSDPSSAKTDGGKADESKALVIAASPSPHADILNFVKDKLAAKDGLKLEVKEFTDYVLPNTATEQGQVDGNYFQHKPYLDDFNKKNGTHIVPVVNVHLEPLGLYSKKIKAIGDIKPGQTIAVPNDTTNEGRALQLLATNNLITLKEGVGTSAKLSDITDKKGLEFKELEAATVPRALNDVDAAIINGNYAIEANLAPAKDALVLEKAEGNPYANFLAVKDGNQNDPRVQKLAKLLNSDEVKKFIEDKYQGSVVSAFGAPKA; this comes from the coding sequence GTGCGTAAGAACATCAAGCTCACCGCTTTCGCCGCCGCGTCCGCCGCGCTCGCCCTCGGCCTCACCGCCTGCGGCACCTCCTCGGACCCGTCCTCCGCCAAGACCGACGGCGGCAAGGCGGACGAGAGCAAGGCGCTGGTCATCGCCGCGTCCCCGAGCCCGCACGCCGACATCCTGAACTTCGTCAAGGACAAGCTGGCGGCCAAGGACGGCCTCAAGCTGGAGGTGAAGGAGTTCACGGACTACGTCCTGCCCAACACCGCCACCGAGCAGGGCCAGGTCGACGGCAACTACTTCCAGCACAAGCCGTACCTCGACGACTTCAACAAGAAGAACGGCACGCACATCGTGCCCGTCGTGAACGTGCACCTGGAGCCCCTCGGCCTCTACTCCAAGAAGATCAAGGCCATCGGTGACATCAAGCCCGGCCAGACGATCGCCGTCCCCAACGACACCACCAACGAGGGCCGCGCGCTCCAACTGCTCGCCACCAACAACCTGATCACCCTCAAGGAGGGTGTCGGCACCAGCGCCAAGCTGTCCGACATCACCGACAAGAAGGGCCTGGAGTTCAAGGAGCTGGAGGCCGCCACGGTCCCGCGCGCCCTGAACGACGTGGACGCCGCCATCATCAACGGCAACTACGCCATCGAGGCCAACCTGGCGCCCGCCAAGGACGCGCTGGTCCTGGAGAAGGCCGAGGGCAACCCGTACGCCAACTTCCTCGCCGTCAAGGACGGGAACCAGAACGACCCGCGCGTCCAGAAGCTCGCCAAGCTCCTGAACTCCGACGAGGTCAAGAAGTTCATCGAGGACAAGTACCAGGGCTCGGTCGTCTCCGCCTTCGGCGCCCCGAAGGCCTGA
- a CDS encoding GNAT family N-acetyltransferase produces the protein MGMSVTISAAAAEDAEQIFKLQYLAFQSEAELYGNYLIQPLTQSLDSLKAELETDTVLVARLGDEVVGTVRGNVDEDGTGRIAKLCVHPRLQGHGLGARLLRAVEAALTGDGETSRFRLHTGHKSEANLRLYRKAGYTRVGDRTASDGVHLVILEKEAKDASDFAVSA, from the coding sequence ATGGGCATGAGTGTGACCATTTCGGCGGCGGCCGCCGAGGATGCGGAGCAGATCTTCAAGCTCCAGTACCTGGCGTTCCAGAGCGAGGCCGAGCTGTACGGCAACTACCTCATCCAACCGCTCACCCAGTCGCTCGACTCCCTCAAGGCGGAGCTGGAGACGGACACCGTGCTGGTCGCCCGCCTCGGCGACGAGGTCGTCGGCACCGTCCGCGGCAACGTGGACGAGGACGGCACGGGCCGGATCGCCAAGCTCTGCGTCCACCCCCGACTCCAGGGCCACGGCCTCGGCGCCCGACTGCTGCGCGCGGTCGAGGCGGCGCTCACGGGCGACGGCGAGACCAGCCGCTTCCGGCTGCACACCGGCCACAAGAGCGAGGCCAACCTGCGGCTGTACCGCAAGGCGGGCTACACCCGGGTCGGCGACCGCACCGCCTCCGACGGCGTGCACCTGGTGATCCTGGAGAAGGAGGCGAAGGACGCCTCGGACTTCGCCGTCAGCGCCTGA
- a CDS encoding methionine ABC transporter permease, protein MTWSEMQPLLTQGTYDTLYMVLWSTLVTVVGGLPIGILLVLTDKGGLLRNQPLNKVLGVIVNIGRSLPFIILLIFLIPVTTAVVGTFIGPTAMIVPLAIGAIPFFARLVETAVREVDHGLVEAVESMGGGVPTLVGKVLLPQALPSLIAGVTTTVITLVGYSAMAGAVGGEGLGSKAITYGFQRFETGFMVATVVVLIALVTVIQLIGDGVVRVLARRGRTA, encoded by the coding sequence GTGACCTGGTCCGAGATGCAGCCCCTGCTCACCCAGGGCACGTACGACACCCTCTACATGGTCCTGTGGTCCACCCTGGTGACCGTCGTCGGCGGCCTGCCCATCGGCATCCTCCTCGTCCTCACCGACAAGGGCGGCCTGCTGCGGAACCAGCCGCTCAACAAGGTCCTCGGCGTGATCGTGAACATCGGCCGCTCGCTGCCGTTCATCATCCTGCTGATCTTCCTGATCCCGGTCACCACGGCTGTCGTCGGCACCTTCATCGGCCCCACCGCCATGATCGTCCCGCTCGCCATCGGCGCCATCCCCTTCTTCGCGCGGCTCGTCGAGACGGCCGTCCGCGAGGTGGACCACGGCCTCGTCGAGGCCGTCGAGTCCATGGGCGGCGGCGTACCGACCCTGGTCGGCAAGGTCCTGCTGCCCCAGGCCCTGCCCTCCCTGATCGCCGGCGTCACCACCACCGTGATCACCCTCGTCGGCTACTCCGCCATGGCGGGCGCCGTCGGCGGCGAGGGACTCGGTTCCAAGGCCATCACGTACGGCTTCCAGCGGTTCGAGACCGGCTTCATGGTCGCCACCGTCGTGGTCCTGATCGCCCTCGTCACCGTGATCCAGCTGATCGGCGACGGCGTCGTACGCGTCCTCGCCCGCCGCGGCCGCACGGCCTGA
- a CDS encoding methionine ABC transporter ATP-binding protein, whose amino-acid sequence MITTSGLTKVYKSRDREVTALDGVDLHVREGEVYGVIGQSGAGKSSLIRCVNLLERPTTGTVTVDGVDLTALAGRGRRAGKELREARSRIGMVFQHFNLLSSRTVQANIELPLEILGISGRERSRKAVELLDLVGLADKAKAYPAQLSGGQKQRVGIARALAGDPKVLLSDEATSALDPETTRSILQLLRDLNRQLGLTVLLITHEMDVVKAVCDSAALMKNGRVIESGTVSELLATPGSELATELFPVSGAATGPDRTVVDVTFHGEAATRPVISQLSRTYNIDISILGAAMDTVGGKQIGRMRIELPGRYEDNVVPVGFLREQGLQIDVVDEVEDVQTAVNTITDALVKEGAK is encoded by the coding sequence GTGATCACCACATCGGGCCTCACGAAGGTCTACAAGTCCCGTGACCGCGAGGTCACCGCCCTGGACGGCGTCGATCTCCACGTCCGCGAGGGCGAGGTCTACGGAGTCATCGGCCAGAGCGGCGCCGGCAAGTCCTCCCTCATCCGCTGCGTGAACCTGCTGGAGCGCCCCACCACCGGCACCGTCACCGTCGACGGCGTGGACCTCACCGCCCTCGCCGGCCGCGGCCGGCGAGCCGGCAAGGAGCTCCGCGAGGCCCGCAGCCGCATCGGCATGGTGTTCCAGCACTTCAACCTGCTGTCCTCGCGCACCGTGCAGGCCAACATCGAGCTGCCCCTGGAGATCCTCGGGATCTCCGGCCGCGAGCGCTCGCGCAAGGCCGTCGAACTCCTCGACCTCGTGGGCCTCGCCGACAAGGCCAAGGCCTACCCCGCCCAGCTCTCCGGCGGCCAGAAGCAGCGCGTCGGCATCGCCCGCGCCCTGGCCGGCGACCCCAAGGTGCTGCTCTCCGACGAGGCCACCAGCGCCCTGGACCCCGAGACCACCCGCTCGATCCTGCAACTGCTGCGCGACCTCAACCGGCAGCTCGGCCTGACCGTCCTCCTGATCACCCACGAGATGGACGTGGTCAAGGCCGTCTGCGACTCCGCCGCGCTGATGAAGAACGGCCGGGTCATCGAGTCCGGCACCGTCTCGGAACTGCTGGCCACCCCCGGCTCCGAGCTGGCCACCGAACTGTTCCCGGTCAGCGGCGCCGCCACCGGCCCCGACCGCACGGTCGTCGACGTCACCTTCCACGGCGAGGCGGCGACCCGCCCGGTCATCTCCCAGCTCTCGCGGACCTACAACATCGACATATCGATCCTCGGTGCCGCGATGGACACCGTCGGCGGGAAGCAGATCGGCCGCATGCGGATCGAGCTGCCCGGCCGCTACGAGGACAACGTGGTCCCCGTGGGCTTCCTCCGGGAGCAGGGCCTCCAGATCGACGTGGTCGACGAGGTCGAGGACGTACAGACCGCGGTGAACACGATCACCGACGCACTGGTCAAGGAAGGTGCCAAGTGA
- a CDS encoding GNAT family N-acetyltransferase produces MTTTFPDVTISTDRLVLRPFEVEDVTALAEMMNDEHVTAWTSAPHPYTHADAHRWATRESHAERTEGRGIVLAVTEFLTHRLVGFVRLMNTDWRTLTTEVGYVTAPWARGEGYASESVLAVAQWLFRDRGFERLELRTAADNAASQQVAQKIGCISEGVLRNACIVRTQTGAGGWTGTRSDLIVWGLVPEDLDDGEGYDGYPGHGDQYAFGRRADASGYPVGADWS; encoded by the coding sequence ATGACTACCACCTTCCCGGACGTCACCATCAGCACGGACCGGCTGGTGCTGCGCCCCTTCGAGGTGGAGGACGTCACCGCGCTCGCCGAGATGATGAACGACGAGCACGTCACCGCCTGGACCAGCGCCCCGCACCCCTACACCCATGCCGACGCACACCGTTGGGCCACCCGCGAGTCCCACGCCGAACGCACCGAGGGCCGCGGGATCGTCCTGGCCGTCACCGAATTCCTCACCCACCGCCTCGTCGGCTTCGTCCGCCTGATGAACACCGACTGGCGGACCCTCACCACCGAGGTCGGCTACGTCACCGCCCCCTGGGCCCGGGGCGAGGGCTACGCGAGCGAATCCGTGCTCGCCGTCGCCCAATGGCTCTTCCGCGACCGGGGGTTCGAACGCCTCGAACTGCGCACCGCCGCCGACAACGCCGCCTCCCAGCAGGTCGCCCAGAAGATCGGCTGCATCAGCGAGGGCGTCCTGCGCAACGCCTGCATAGTGCGCACCCAGACCGGCGCCGGAGGCTGGACCGGGACCCGCAGCGACCTCATCGTCTGGGGCCTGGTCCCCGAGGACCTCGACGACGGCGAGGGCTACGACGGCTACCCCGGCCACGGGGACCAGTACGCGTTCGGGCGGCGCGCCGACGCGAGCGGATACCCCGTCGGGGCCGACTGGAGCTGA